A single region of the Gephyromycinifex aptenodytis genome encodes:
- the narJ gene encoding nitrate reductase molybdenum cofactor assembly chaperone: protein MRIPIQLFRRKPAPQVASQQRGEDELGLGVPWTPQEGAPRVPRRSTDVLERARGVKVSAAHQSIYKAAGLLLEYPSEELIESLPLVRAALEESCAREAGPVRELSAVIEHLESVPLEQAQSEYVETFDMRRRCCLHLTYYAFGDTRRRGMALLDIKQTYQACGAQLDESELPDHLCVLLDFAACVDGPVGRTLLLDHRPGLELLRISLQDRGSVYAHVIAAVSATLPNLDGSDKDAVRRLIATGPPDEEVGMEAYVSSSHVATGVRS, encoded by the coding sequence ATGAGGATCCCCATCCAGTTGTTCCGCCGTAAACCGGCACCGCAAGTGGCTTCCCAGCAGCGCGGGGAGGACGAGCTCGGGCTCGGCGTTCCCTGGACTCCGCAGGAGGGTGCGCCGCGGGTGCCGCGGCGTTCCACGGACGTCCTGGAGCGCGCCCGCGGGGTCAAGGTGTCTGCTGCGCATCAGTCGATCTACAAAGCAGCCGGGCTACTGCTGGAGTACCCGAGCGAAGAGCTGATCGAGTCGTTGCCGCTGGTGCGCGCCGCGCTCGAGGAGAGCTGCGCGCGGGAGGCCGGTCCGGTCCGCGAGCTGTCGGCCGTCATCGAGCACCTGGAGTCCGTGCCGCTGGAGCAGGCCCAGAGCGAGTACGTCGAGACCTTCGACATGCGTCGACGGTGCTGCCTGCACCTGACCTACTACGCCTTCGGTGACACCCGGCGTCGCGGGATGGCGTTGTTGGACATCAAACAGACGTATCAGGCCTGCGGGGCTCAGCTCGATGAGTCCGAGCTGCCGGACCACTTGTGCGTGCTGCTGGATTTCGCTGCCTGTGTCGACGGGCCGGTGGGGCGCACCCTGCTCCTGGACCACCGGCCCGGTCTGGAACTGTTGCGGATCTCGTTGCAGGACCGTGGTTCCGTGTATGCCCACGTCATCGCGGCTGTCAGCGCAACCCTGCCGAACCTGGACGGCTCCGACAAGGATGCAGTACGCCGTCTCATCGCCACCGGCCCACCCGATGAAGAAGTCGGTATGGAGGCCTACGTCTCGAGTAGTCACGTCGCCACCGGAGTGAGGTCGTAG
- the narH gene encoding nitrate reductase subunit beta, whose product MRIMAQMAMVMNLDKCIGCHTCSVTCKQAWTNRSGLEYVWWNNVETRPGLGYPRTYEDQDRWQGGWMLTRNGRLKLRAGGRVKKLLQIFANPVLPSMNDYYEPWTYDYDTLTKAPLQEHTPVARPYSLISGKPMNIEWSANWDDNLGGSPKLLSQDPVLAKVSAEVKMEFEKTFMFYLPRICEHCLNPSCVASCPSGAIYKRAEDGIVLVDQDACRGWRQCITGCPYKKVYFNHRTGKAEKCTFCFPRVEVGIPTVCSETCVGRLRYIGLVLYDADKVLEAASMPQDKDLYRAQRECFLDPHDPQVQREAERAGIPGDWMEAAQRSPVYRLIHDYEIALPLHPEYRTMPMVWYIPPLSPIVDEVTRTAVRDVDPESHEVLFAAIDTLRIPSEYLAELFTAGDVSVVDDVLKKLAAMRSYMRDINLGRDPRAEIPASVGMAEEDMYDMYRLLAIAKYEERYVIPSAHAEDAHRLEELATECAVSEYGGGSPFGADSGRGGPVPVAIQTRRETARRATADEMGHPSEREGGLTL is encoded by the coding sequence ATGAGAATCATGGCCCAGATGGCGATGGTGATGAACCTCGACAAGTGCATCGGGTGTCACACCTGCTCCGTGACCTGTAAACAGGCCTGGACGAACCGCTCGGGCCTGGAATATGTGTGGTGGAACAACGTCGAGACCCGTCCCGGCTTGGGCTACCCACGCACCTATGAGGATCAGGATCGCTGGCAGGGCGGCTGGATGCTCACCCGCAACGGCCGGCTCAAGCTGCGTGCAGGCGGCAGGGTCAAGAAACTGCTGCAGATCTTCGCCAACCCGGTGCTGCCGAGCATGAACGACTACTACGAGCCGTGGACCTACGACTACGACACCCTCACCAAGGCTCCGCTGCAGGAGCACACCCCGGTGGCGCGGCCGTACTCACTCATCTCCGGCAAGCCGATGAACATCGAATGGTCGGCTAACTGGGACGACAACCTGGGGGGATCACCGAAGCTGCTCAGTCAGGACCCGGTCCTGGCCAAGGTGTCCGCGGAAGTGAAGATGGAGTTCGAGAAGACCTTCATGTTCTACCTGCCGCGCATCTGTGAGCACTGCCTCAACCCCAGCTGTGTGGCGAGCTGCCCGAGCGGGGCGATCTACAAGCGGGCCGAGGACGGCATCGTGCTGGTGGATCAGGACGCCTGCCGCGGTTGGCGACAGTGCATCACCGGCTGTCCGTACAAGAAGGTGTACTTCAACCACCGCACCGGCAAGGCCGAGAAGTGCACGTTCTGCTTCCCGCGGGTCGAGGTCGGCATCCCCACCGTGTGCTCCGAGACCTGCGTGGGTCGACTGCGCTACATCGGTCTGGTCCTCTACGACGCGGACAAGGTGCTCGAAGCGGCCTCGATGCCGCAGGACAAGGACCTGTACCGCGCACAGCGAGAGTGTTTTCTGGACCCGCACGACCCACAGGTGCAGCGGGAAGCCGAGCGGGCGGGTATCCCCGGCGACTGGATGGAAGCCGCCCAGCGCTCGCCGGTCTACCGGCTCATCCACGATTACGAGATCGCGCTGCCGCTGCACCCGGAATACCGCACCATGCCGATGGTCTGGTACATCCCGCCGCTGTCGCCGATCGTGGACGAGGTCACCCGCACCGCGGTTCGTGACGTTGACCCCGAGAGCCACGAGGTGCTCTTCGCGGCCATCGACACCCTGCGGATTCCGAGCGAGTACCTGGCCGAGTTGTTCACCGCCGGGGACGTCAGCGTCGTCGACGACGTGCTGAAGAAGCTGGCGGCCATGCGCTCATATATGCGCGACATCAACCTCGGTCGCGATCCGCGCGCCGAGATCCCGGCCTCGGTCGGGATGGCCGAAGAGGACATGTACGACATGTACCGGCTGCTTGCCATCGCCAAGTACGAAGAGCGCTACGTCATCCCCAGTGCCCACGCGGAGGATGCGCACCGGCTGGAGGAACTCGCCACCGAGTGCGCCGTCTCCGAATACGGCGGCGGGAGCCCGTTCGGCGCCGATTCGGGTCGAGGTGGTCCGGTGCCGGTGGCGATTCAGACCCGCCGCGAGACGGCTCGCCGCGCCACGGCGGATGAGATGGGTCATCCCTCCGAGCGCGAGGGGGGACTGACCCTATGA